One region of Zingiber officinale cultivar Zhangliang chromosome 7B, Zo_v1.1, whole genome shotgun sequence genomic DNA includes:
- the LOC122005428 gene encoding cyclic dof factor 3-like isoform X2: protein MDTSKDSTNREISNSSPVAPSEEEEGTSLTDHNEDRKKPSTADEKETSSAKSEDSGTGTDCPETQKVLKKPDKILPCPRCNSMETKFCYYNNYNVNQPRHFCKNCQRYWTAGGTMRNVPVGAGRRKSKHSGSQCRNLVIPSIGLQSGQLETHNLTHQVIPCLPSAPPRPLTQNGTILKFGQEVPLCESMASALNIREQVPYSEPGSTIHREDREEPSCASSATTSNVNENGYGRSAAYMNQSGAQVSGNGFIPLPYLQCYPAAPWAYSWNPSTTMEASPNCSGTVPYSFMPAPFWGFTTWPHGTWNIPMAGMNGCASPSSSTSNSGCSGNGSPTLGKHSRDSSLQTEEKMEKSLWVPKTLRVDDPKEAAKSSIWATLGIKPEIGGTFPSKAENKVHKLDSEQVLHANPAALSRSQSFQETT from the coding sequence gATACATCTAAAGACTCAACAAATAGGGAGATCAGCAACTCTTCACCTGTTGCACctagtgaagaggaagaaggtacTAGTTTGACTGATCACAATGAAGATAGGAAGAAACCATCCACTGCAGATGAAAAAGAAACATCAAGTGCTAAATCTGAAGACTCCGGCACTGGTACTGATTGCCCTGAAACACAAAAGGTCCTCAAGAAACCTGACAAAATTCTTCCATGTCCTCGTTGCAATAGTATGGAGACCAAATTCTGTTATTACAACAACTACAATGTCAACCAACCTAGACACTTCTGCAAGAACTGTCAAAGATATTGGACTGCTGGTGGGACAATGAGAAATGTCCCAGTGGGTGCTGGCAGGCGCAAGAGCAAGCATTCTGGCTCACAATGTCGCAACCTAGTGATCCCTTCCATTGGATTGCAATCTGGTCAGTTAGAAACTCATAACTTGACTCATCAAGTTATCCCATGCTTGCCTTCCGCACCTCCACGACCACTGACGCAAAATGGGACAATCCTTAAATTTGGACAAGAAGTTCCTCTTTGTGAATCCATGGCATCTGCGCTGAATATCAGAGAGCAAGTTCCATATTCTGAGCCTGGATCTACCATACACAGAGAAGACAGGGAAGAACCTTCCTGTGCATCTTCGGCTACAACTTCTAATGTCAATGAAAATGGATATGGTAGAAGTGCAGCATATATGAATCAGAGTGGAGCACAAGTTTCCGGTAATGGGTTTATTCCGCTGCCTTATTTGCAGTGCTATCCTGCAGCTCCCTGGGCTTACTCATGGAATCCTAGCACAACGATGGAAGCTTCTCCAAATTGTTCAGGAACAGTCCCTTACTCTTTCATGCCTGCTCCATTTTGGGGCTTCACCACTTGGCCccatggaacatggaatataccGATGGCTGGGATGAATGGTTGTGCATCTCCATCATCCTCTACAAGCAACAGTGGTTGTTCTGGAAATGGCTCTCCCACGTTGGGCAAGCATTCTAGAGACTCTTCTTTGCAGACTGAAGAGAAGATGGAGAAATCTTTATGGGTTCCTAAGACTCTCAGGGTAGATGATCCAAAAGAGGCTGCGAAGAGTTCGATATGGGCCACCCTCGGCATCAAACCTGAGATCGGTGGAACCTTCCCATCCAAGGCCGAAAACAAGGTTCATAAATTGGACTCTGAGCAGGTATTACATGCAAATCCTGCTGCACTCTCTCGGTCACAATCCTTTCAGGAAACCACATGA
- the LOC122005429 gene encoding thioredoxin-like 1-2, chloroplastic, producing MAAATSSVQRDLLSPCGIRSSRLSHAVSIRSSSLKFEPWPSSRDNMFHGGRLIVGSPRGMPLKGHLASSSTQMGLSFKKAIQWWEKGLLPNMKEIESAEDLANSLLNADDQLVVVDFFSPGCGGCRALHPKICQIAGLNPDVSFLQINYELHKSMCYSMHVHVLPFFRFYRGAQGRLCSFSCTNATIKKFKDALAKHITDRCSLGPARGLEKEELLALAANEDLSFNYPSNPVPFLDEVAERSASTLPMPVFAQDADNKALALAGR from the exons ATGGCCGCTGCAACTTCTTCGGTTCAAAGGGACCTTCTTTCTCCTTGCGGGATCCGTTCTTCCCGACTTTCGCATGCGGTCTCGATTCGATCTTCATCTCTTAAGTTTGAGCCTTGGCCGTCTTCTAGGGATAACATGTTCCATGGAGGGAGGCTGATCGTTGGCTCGCCGAGAGGTATGCCCTTGAAAGGCCACCTCGCTTCTAGCTCTACACAG ATGGGTCTTTCTTTCAAGAAGGCAATCCAATGGTGGGAAAAGGGTCTCCTACCCAACATGAAGGAGATCGAGTCAGCGGAGGATCTCGCTAACTCTTTATTGAACGCCGACGACCAGCTGGTTGTGGTGGATTTCTTCTCCCCTGGTTGCGGAGGCTGTAGAGCCCTCCATCCTAAG ATTTGTCAGATCGCTGGGTTGAATCCAGATGTTTCATTCCTCCAAATAAACTATGAGCTACACAAGTCCATGTGTTACAGCATGCATGTTCATGTCCTACCTTTCTTTAGATTTTATCGAGGAGCGCAGGGGCGCCTGTGTAGCTTCAGCTGCACCAATGCAACT ATTAAGAAGTTCAAAGATGCTTTGGCCAAGCACATCACAGACAGGTGTAGCCTTGGGCCAGCCAGGGGGCTGGAAAAGGAGGAGCTCTTGGCTTTGGCTGCAAACGAAgatctctcctttaactaccccAGCAATCCTGTTCCTTTCCTTGATGAGGTTGCAGAGAGAAGTGCATCAACTCTCCCTATGCCTGTGTTCGCTCAGGATGCTGACAACAAGGCTTTGGCTTTGGCTGGAAGATAG